The following coding sequences lie in one Lolium perenne isolate Kyuss_39 chromosome 2, Kyuss_2.0, whole genome shotgun sequence genomic window:
- the LOC127337014 gene encoding putative F-box protein At3g23950 — protein MDQIKKMRDDFHLDEGLVEEILVRLPAKSVLRYRAVCKEWLRITKCPAFLAEHARRRPLEVLLYTRTTAAVTDGVGRQVLALDAVAVSGGPRRPVARHPLMAEPRTYRSIQYCPLLASCDGLLLLGVGGIEPEQYLICNPTTRQWSDLPRPSGYAGREEHRESGFYFHEPSGEYRVLYYVSDRHSTTAYYCVLSAGADVPRRLAVQATPIEQTVACHGGHEFGRLHNLMTPAVLHGHLHWLQHMEAGLTGQMVAFDTVAETFRRMPPPPVTWKKNSNLLAADGSLMTCEPGHLFVDLWALDGYAGAATTGKERWERRHRIKVPWKAYWLVLTAGDDEGHVVVGTKLGVLAYNVRSGAVRLLTGIDASGGGQAVDPSRHVLRESLVRHDFFERRPHPGLPFFSFCT, from the coding sequence ATGGATCAAATCAAGAAGATGCGCGACGACTTTCATCTCGACGAGGGTCTCGTGGAGGAGATCCTCGTCCGCCTGCCGGCCAAATCCGTCCTCCGCTACCGCGCCGTCTGCAAGGAGTGGCTCCGCATCACCAAATGCCCGGCCTTCCTCGCCGAGCACGCGCGCCGCCGGCCGCTCGAGGTGCTCCTGTACACCCGAACGACCGCCGCCGTAACAGACGGCGTCGGCCGGCAGGTGCTGGCCCTGGATGCCGTCGCCGTCTCCGGTGGGCCGCGCCGTCCTGTCGCGCGCCACCCCTTGATGGCCGAACCCCGGACCTACAGAAGTATACAGTACTGCCCTCTGCTGGCCTCGTGCGACGGCCTCCTCCTGCTCGGCGTCGGCGGCATTGAGCCTGAGCAGTACCTCATCTGCAACCCTACGACGCGTCAGTGGAGCGACCTCCCGCGGCCGAGCGGCTACGCTGGACGGGAGGAGCACAGGGAGTCCGGCTTCTACTTCCACGAGCCCTCCGGCGAGTACCGCGTCCTGTACTATGTCAGCGACAGGCATAGTACTACCGCGTACTACTGCGTGCTGTCGGCCGGCGCCGACGTGCCACGGAGGCTGGCCGTGCAAGCCACGCCCATAGAGCAGACCGTCGCCTGTCATGGCGGCCATGAATTCGGAAGGTTGCACAACCTGATGACGCCGGCTGTTCTTCACGGGCACTTGCACTGGCTGCAGCACATGGAGGCCGGGCTCACCGGCCAGATGGTGGCCTTCGACACCGTGGCCGAGACGTTCCGGCGGATGCCTCCTCCGCCCGTCACCTGGAAGAAGAACTCCAACCTGCTCGCCGCGGACGGTTCGCTCATGACGTGTGAGCCGGGCCATCTCTTCGTGGACCTCTGGGCGCTCGACGGCTACGCTGGCGCCGCCACCACGGGAAAGGAGAGGTGGGAGCGGCGGCACCGCATCAAGGTGCCGTGGAAAGCCTACTGGCTGGTTCTCACGGCAGGTGACGACGAAGGGCATGTTGTCGTCGGCACGAAACTCGGCGTGCTGGCCTACAACGTGAGGAGCGGTGCGGTTAGACTGCTCACCGGCATCGACGCTTCAGGAGGCGGCCAAGCTGTAGATCCGTCGCGGCATGTGTTGAGGGAGAGCCTGGTGCGGCACGACTTCTTCGAGAGGCGGCCGCATCCTGGCTTGCCGTTCTTCAGCTTCTGTACATGA